GGTGATTGAAAAATTGGAAAATGTACAGGAAGGGCATTTACATTGTTCTATTCTAGCAGTCAGTACTTTATACAAGGCTATAGCTGAGTATCTTTTGCGTTTATAGAAAAAATAATTATGGATATTTTAAAAATAAAGATTTTTTATGATAATAGTTCTTTTCAAAAAGAGATAATCTCTGCATGGGGATTTTCAGCCTTTGTAAGTTATGGAGGAAGAAATATCCTTTTTGATACGGGTGGAAAAGCGGATTTGCTTTTGTCAAATATGAAAGCCATGAAAAGCGATCCCAAAGAAGTTACAGATGTTTTTATTTCCCATAACCATTGGGATCATATTGGCGGGTTGTTTGGGTTTTTAAGCAAGAACCACAAAGTTAAAGTTTATCTCCCATCAGCCTGCTCTAAGACTTATGCTAATGAAGTTGAAGCTTGTGGAGCGAAATGTTTTAGGATAAAAGCTTTTACCAAGATTGCTAAAAATATATACAGCAGTGGAGAATTAGGCGAAGAGATAAAAGAGGAGTGTTTGATTGTTGATACCCCAAAAGGGCTAATTGTTTTAACAGGTTGTGCTCATCCTGGAATAATTTCAATGCTTGATAGTGTGATAAAAAAAATCAATAAAAAGATTTTTGCTGTTTTTGGCGGGTTTCATTTGGCAAAAAAAAGTTCTATTGAAATTTCAGAAATTATTTCCAAATTCAAAAAAATGGGAATTGTTTGTGTAGGTGCTTGTCATTGTACCGGAAAAACTGCAATTAAGCAGTTTAAAAAAGAATATGGATGTAGTTTTGTGTTTCTTGGTGCCGGAAGTATATTAAAACAAGCTAACCTTTCTTGGTTTTATTGGACAACCGAAATACCCCGAGCGTAAGCTCGAGGGATAAAGAGTTCCCTCTGTCTGTTTGGGGTGGTAATATATGAAGAATGGAATACAGGAGCCAAGGACATTGTGTATATTACGCACAATATCATATAGTGATAGTAAGTAAATATCGAAGGAAGATATTTAATGAAGGGACATTGGAATACTTAAGAGATATATTGAAAAGAGTTCCAGAATATTATCCCGCAATCGACATTGAAAAAGTTAATGGCGATAAAGATCATGTTCATATGTTAGTGTCAATTCCGCCTAAGATGGCAATAGGAAAAGTAATAGGAATAATCAAAGCAAATACTGAGCGAGAGATGAAAAAGAAATTTGATTTTTTAAAGAAGGTATACTGGGGGAATTAAGGGATATGGTCAGACGGGTATTTTGTGAGTATGGTGGGGGTAAACGAAGAAACGATAAGAAAATATATAGAGTTGCAGGGGAAAACAGATAGCGGGCAAGCGAAGCTTGAATTTAGTTAAAATACCATGGGCGTAAGCCCGTGGTTGTTTCTTAAAAATATATGAGCATAACAAGAATCACAGCATTTATTGTATTTTATATCTTAATCTCTTTTTTTATAGCGCTTGGAGGTTATGTTGGCTCATTGGCATTTAAAGAATATAAAACGGGAGTTGCCTATGCTATGTATAAAAAACCAAACCCTCATCCATATTATAAAAACAAAACTCCAGTTTTATTTTGGGTTATAATTTCCGAAAAAATTTTATTTAGCCTTTTTTTCTTTGCCTTTAGCGGGTTTCTTGTTTATAAAAGCATCAAAATTTTTTATTCATGATGCTTGGTGTAGCTCATGACCTTTCCATCAATAATATCAACTACAATCACTATCCTTTGATCCGTTGGCCCCATTGGTAAGTTGTATACAACCTCATAAATAGAGGGATTCTCCTCTCTTAGAACCTGTTCGACCTTGTATTCTATCCCAAAATTTTTCTTGTCTGGAAAATGTTTTATAAGTTCTTGATCTGCAAGTTTAATTGCAACCTGGTGATCTTCTCTCCAAATTTTATTGATGTAGTTGGGACTAAATACCTTTGCTGATTTTTCAGAATTTTTAGTTATATATAAAAAGAGACTTCCGCAAATAAAAAAGACTACTATTATTATTGCCAATATTTTGCCCATTTAATACCTCCCCCACTTCTTTTTTGAAGAAAACTTTGTTTTATTGACTCACTTCTTGCTTAGCCAAGAACTCCTGCGCCATTTGGTAAAAGTTTCTGCCTTTTGAAATAAATCCTCCGGAATCATTTTCTGCCAAACGAGTTTCAATTATATTTTTTGCTGAGGCATATTCTTTTTTTATTATTTTAGTAATCAGTTCTTCTTTGTCAATATTTATTGTGGCCTTAGGAAAAGTCGCCGTTAATTGCTCGAATAATTTTCTGACATACAGTATATTCTCATCTATATTTTTTATTTTGCTAGCAATATCATCTGATATGTTATTTGTTTTTTTGACGATTTCAAAAATTTGGGCTAAAAAATCGAAACTCTCCCAATTGCAATCATCAATATTTTGTTTAAATATAATCATTCCCGGCATTGTCCATGCGCCTGCTGCATGAAAGCTTAAAGGTCTCTTTTTGTTTTCTTGCAGATCCAGGATATCCCAAAAAACATTATCAAAATCATACCATTTATAATATAGGCTTATGTTTAATTTTTTAATGTTTTTTATCGGATTTATACATATATAAAAAAAGAGATTGCCTTTTTTGCAAAAGAGAAAACCTCTACTAAAAGACCATAAAAAAAGTTTTGCGGCTTTCTTGAGAGCTTCATTAGTTTTCTTGTTCAGTTCAGATTGTTTAATGCTCAAGCCATTCCTCCACAGGACATTTAAAAGTTTTACTCTTAATCCAGATTGTTTTATACACTATCAGCATCAACTTCAATTGAAGCTAAAAGTTCAATTTCTTTGCACATGAAAAAACAGCTTAATCCGGAACTTGGTTCAATTGTAACCTGAAATTTTGAATCCCCAGCCTGGTCATCAGAGAAGTCTTTAATATCAAGATTGTAAACGACATTTTGATAATCAAATCCTTCAAGCTCTAATCCTTCCACCTGATGGAAACAAAAAGTTGTCAGAGAATGTTTTATCTGCTTAAAATATCCTTTGGCATCTGTTTCGCTTGTTGTTTGAAAATGGTGAATGCGCAGTTCCATTTTAGGCATATGGTTAACGCCGTCTTTTCTATAAAGCGATAAACTTATGATCTCTGCATCATGAAACGCCGGCCATTCTCCAAATCTTTTTATTAAAACTTCAAAATTCCTGATTTTTTCGTAATACATAAAGTTCTCCTATTATTCAGCATCAACAAAATAGATAACAAAGTAAAGACAATCCAAGATATTAATGCTTTGATCTATTTTAGCTTTAAGCGCTGGCCAATTTTGCGCTTCTTTTAAGAAATCTGTTTTTAGGATTTTTTCTTTGAAAAGCCTTAAAAACTCATGATTGCTTCTGCTTACATATTGAAGCCAATCTTCGTCTTGGGTTTTACCGTTTGTATCAATCTCAATCCAATATAATTCATAAATTCCCTCGGGAAAAATAAACTGCGCTTGACCTCCTAAATTGGCAAGCCCAAGTTTTTCTGCCGCAACAACAACCTCTTCAACATCATTTAATTTCCAGGCCAATTCATTCCCATACTTGGAGGTTTTTTCAAGCAACTCTTTTGGCAGTTTGTCTTCAATCATTTGTTTATTGGCTCTCTCGACAAATCATATATATCGATCTTTTGCTTTGTCATCAAAGCTTCAAACTTGCGATCACCATTTTCCACCACAAAATTCAACTCTTCTTCTGATATAGGAAAAGCCAACAGCCATCCTATTTTTTTGTTTTGTATTTTTTTTATGTTCAAACCGTCGTTCCAAATAAATGGAACTGAAAAATAAAGATGGGGCAATTTCGGACAAAAGTCGGAGTTGGCATTTACTATGTTTTTCAAAATAAATCCAGGATATGGGACTTTTTTCCCATTGATCAACGCAAAGGCGGCGGATGCCAATACATTTCCATATTCGCCTGCTTTTTGCAAAGATCCTCCCACAATCTCCACTCCTACATCGGTGCCATCAGAATCTTTAAAGACACAAAAATCAGAAAGGCCTATAGTCCCGCACGAAACAGCTCCCTCGTAAGGGCGATTGAAGCATTCTAATATGTCAACAAACATTGAATGGCTATCATTCCAGTAGTGATGAACAACGGGAGTTCCGCCAAAAGCGGTGGCCATAGTTTTGGCAATTATTTTTTTCTCTTCACTGACAGGCATAATGATAAATTATACCTAATTTGCGGTACAAAGTCTTTGCAGAAAACGCGGAATATGTGTAAGCTGTACATATATAACATCCAGTTGTTTTCTATAAAAAAGGAGATTTTTTATGAGTGAAAATGTGGTTTATGGTTTTAAAGTTGATATGAAGGCCTTGCAGAGAGTTCCTGGCTCTAAGGATAATTCCTTGCTCAAAAAAATTGAACAGAGCCAAAAGGGACTCTTGAAAGAGTTTGGGATGATATTTAAGGAAGACGCTGAAGATGTAGGCATAAAAATTAAAAGTGTTTCGGAGATTATAAGTGATATTCTTGCTGGCAAACTTGACAAAGATTATGCACGTCAGTACCGGAGAGCCACCGAACTTATATGTCGCGCCTTTGCCCAGACATTAAAAGGATCGTCAATAATGGAAGGGATTTGGACTGGCTATCGAGATGATTTGGAAGTTGTTTTGAAGGATATTGGTCTAAATATGCTTGCAAAAAAGTGGTGCATCGATAATGTGTCGTTTCCTTGGCCATCAACGGCAAAGGAGCCTAAAATTACTTGGCCAATTTATACCTATTTTACATTTGATGAAGCCCGAACTGCTTTAACCGAGTTTGGTAAGATAAATCTTAAAAAATCATTGGGCTTAAAAAAGAGCCCGCTTTTTGAGTATTCCTCTATCCAAGAAGTGACGGAATTTCTGCAACAAATTTCAAAATGGTTAAGCATTGTGGTCGCCCCAGATCAAAAGAAACAAACCATGGCTCAAGGTTTAATACCCACGAGTGGAGATCAACAAGGGCTTCTACTTATTATTGACGGGGATCAATGACTTTTCGGCTTTTCAGTTTTAGGTAATAATAGCAAAAACATCACAAGCCTTGCTTACCTCAAAAAATGGAATCGCTGATTCCAAAAAAACGGTAAAAATGGAATTGACGATTCCGAAAATTTAGAGTATGATTCTGTTATATGTATAAAAGATTATTAAAAATTCCCGACAATAAAAGCTTCTTCCTGTTTGGGCCCAGGGGAACAGGTAAAACTACATGGGTCAAAGAGAATTTTAAAACAGGACTTTATATAGATCTTTTGGAGGCAGAGCTTTTTAATGATTTATTAGCTAATCCTCAAAGGCTGGAAAATCTTATCCCAAAAAATTTTGATAATTGGGTTGTAATAGATGAGATACAACGAATCCCTGATTTGCTAAACGAAGTCCACAGGCTAATTGAAAAATATAAATATAAGTTTGTATTGACAGGATCAAGTCCCAGAAAACTGAGAAAAAAAGGACAAAATCTTCTTGCAGGCAGGGCGCTGTCCCTTAAAATGCATCAATTTACCGCTTTAGAACTTGGGAATAAATTTAATTTAGAAAAATCTCTAAAATACGGAAATTTGCCTTCTGTTTATTCGGAATCTGATCCTCAAAAATATCTCGAAAGTTATGTAAAAACTTATCTTGAAGAAGAGGTTCGGCAGGAAGGTCTTACCAGAAATTTAAGTGCTTTTTCGCGATTTCTCGAATCTGCAAGCTTTTCGCAAGGGAGTATTTTAAACATTTCAAATGTTGCGCAAGATTGTTCTGTTGAGCGCAAAGTGGTATCAAATTATTTCAATATATTGGAAGATCTTTTAATCGCGTACAGAGTCCCACCATTTTTAAAAAAAGCAAAAAGAAAATTGGTTTCTCATCCTAAATTTTATTTTTTTGATGTTGGCATTTATAGGACATTAAGACCAAAAGGGCCACTTGATAATCCTCATGAAACAGAAGGGCTTTCTTTTGAAACGCTTGTCTTTGAAGAGCTAAAAGCAATAAATGATTCTCTTGATTTTGGATACGAAATCTATTACTGGAGATCAATGTATGGGCAGGAAGTTGATTTTGTTTTATATGGTGAGCGTGGATTTAAGGCTTTTGAAGTTAAACGAACCAATAAAATTAATGATGACGATTTGAAATCGCTTAGAACCTTTTTATCTGACTATCCAGAAGCTTCCTGCTATTTATTATACGGTGGAACTAAGGTTCTGAGGTTTGACAATATAGAAGTTCTCCCAATAGAAAAAGCGTTAAAAGAACTGGATAAGTTGTTGGGGTAATTTTTATTAGAAGCCTAGCAAAACATCACAAGGCTTGTGATGTGTGAAGAAAAATTTGTCACGCAGTGAGTGACTAAAATAGCTAATAAAGGTAAAATACCATCATGCAACCCACCATCGATCTCAATCCAGAATTCAAACTTGCTCTCGATCTGCTCGAAAACAGTTCAAAAAATGTTTTCGTAACAGGTCGTGCCGGCACAGGGAAATCAACTCTTCTTGAATATTTTAGGCTTCATACAAAAAAGAAAATCGTAGTCCTTGCTCCAACAGGGGTCGCCGCCCTCAATGTTAATGGTCAGACAATCCACTCTTTTTTCGGATTTAAGCCGGATATCAATTTGGCAAAAGTAAAAAAGATAAAACCCAGAAAAGGGAAACCGAATATTTATAAAAAAATTGAGGCAATAGTCATTGATGAAATATCAATGGTTAGAGCTGACCTATTAGACTGCGTCGATAAATTCTTGCGCTTAAATCGAGGAAACGGGCTCCCTTTTGGCGGGCTACAAATGATTTTTATCGGTGACTTATACCAGCTTCCACCTGTCATCACAAGCCAGGAAAAAGACATTTTTAAAGGTTTGTATAAAACAGGCTATTTCTTTTCTTCGCATGTTTTCGAGCAGTTTGAACTCAAACTTGTAGAACTTGAAAAAATTTACAGGCAGAAAGATCAGGATTTTATAGATTTGCTAAACTCAATCCGCAATAATACTGTAACAGAGGCCGAACTGGAAATGCTGAATAAAAGACTTAATGAAAATTTCGAGCCTCATCCAAACGATTTTTTTATCCATTTAACCCCAACAAAAAAACTATCGCAGGAGATAAATGAAAAACAGCTCTCAAAACTTAAAGGGAAAACATTTACTTATGAGGCTCAATTTAAAGGAAATTTCGAAAAGAACCAATTGCCGACCGACACTGTACTAAACATTAAGAAAGGCGCGCAGGTAATGCTCTTAAACAACGATTCCCTTGGAAGATGGGTTAACGGGAGTATTGGCAGAATAATTAAAATTGAAAAAAATGAGTTTGATTTTGATGATGACGATGAATTTGAAATAGAAGATAAAGGAAATAGCCCGGATATTGTATGGGTAGAATTATCAAGCGGAGACACAGTGGATGTTACTCCCCACACATGGGAGCTTTTTAACTATAAGTACGATGAAGGAAAAGATGCTCTCGATTCAGAAGTTATAGGCACCTTTACCCAATATCCTATAAAACTTGCATGGTCAGTCACTATTCACAAAAGCCAAGGGAAGACCTTTGACAGGGTTGTAATCGATATCGGGACGGGCACTTTTGCGCACGGGCAAATGTATGTCGCTTTAAGCCGTGCGACTTCGCTTGAAGGAACAATCCTGAAAAAGAAAATCCAGAAAAAGCATATTTTTATGGATTGGAAAGTTGTCGATTTTTTGACGAAACATAAGTACAAGCTTTCCGAAAAGGCCATGCCCAAAGACGAAAAAGTTAAAATGATCCAAAAAGCTATTGATGAAAAAAAGAACCTGAAAATAGTTTATTTAAAATCAAGCGATGAAAAGTCAAAGCGAGTTATTCGCCCTGAATTTGTGGGTCAGCTTGAATACAATGGCAAGCCCTTTTTGGGGATGGAGGCGTTCTGCATGGAAAGGAAGGATAGAAGGGTCTTTCGTGTAGATCGGATTTTGGAGATGGGGGAGAGCTGACCAACTCCTGTTGTTATGTATCCCCGAGACGAAAAGCTTTATTGTATAGTATAATCCTCAAGTGAATAAACGCCTTTTTATCTTGGGAATAATATTAGTTTTAATTGTTGGAGTAATGTTGTCCATTCCGTTTTGTTTTTATTCGAGCAAACCGTATCATGGGCAATTAGTTAAAGAGGAAAGCAAATTTTTAAGCATAAATGCTTCTTTCCCAAAATTCAGTAATAATATTATTAATAAAGATATTTCTGCTTTTATTGATAAGAATATTACTGATATAAAAGAAGATTCTTTTTCTCCTGATGACCACAGAGACTATAAAAATGAATTACTTATTACTTATGACGAGCCCTTTGTTTCTCAAAAGTTTATTAGTCTTGTTTTTTATGTAATGATATATGACGGAGGGGCACATCCCAATACCTTGGTAGTTGCCAAAAGTTATGATCCAAAGACTGGAAAAATTCTGCGCTTATCTGATTTAGGCATAAAAAAGCAATCAGTGAAGCAAAATTTAAAGTTTATGGTCATCGGTAAATTGCTGAAGCAAATGGAGTTGCCTGTTAAAGAATGGATTGAAGAGGGCGTAACATTAAAGAATCTTGAAAACTTTTCAATAGATAATGATGGATTAACTTTTCATTTTTCGCCGTATGCTGTTGCTTGCTATGCAGCTGGGATGCATAAAGTATTTATCTCCTTTAAAGAGCTTGGATTAAAACTTTAAAGGCATAAATGTTTTCTCAAGGAGGCATAAAGAGTTTTTATGTTCGGCAATAATCAATCACGAAGATATTTATCCGGCGATTTGTCTTTATGGCTTCTTGTCTTCTCAAATTTTGCAACCATCTTTCTTGCCATAACCCAAGATTGGAGTTTGGTCTCAATAATGTGGGTTTACTGGTTTCAAAGCGTTACTATAGGCCTTTTTAATTTTATAAGAATATTAGGACTAAAAGAATTTTCAACCGATGGGCTTAAGATTAACGGCCAACAGACTCAACCGACAAAAAGGACACAGCTTTTTACTGCCTTTTTTTTCTTATGCCATTACGGCTTTTTCCATTTAGTTTATCTAATCTTTCTTTTGGCCGGCTTGTCTGATGGAACATTTGGAGAAAAGATAGATCTTGCGGAAAATATGGAATTTGTCTTTTTCCCTTCTTTATTATTTTTTACCAACCATCTTTTTTCATTTATTTACAACAAACAAAGAGATACTAAAAAACAAAATATTGGAACAGTAATGTTTTATCCTTATCTAAGGATAATTCCGATGCATCTTACCATAATCTTGGGGTTTTCTTTGGGGCTCTCCTTGGGCAATATTGTTTTGCCCTTTTTTCTTATATTAAAAACTTTTTCAGACGCTATTATGCATACAATAGAACATCGACTTATTAGGAAAGGGGGGGGACAAAGTCACGGTAGCTTAACCCCGATTATTCACCCCGATTAGGAAATCGGGGTTAAAAGCAATATTTATAGCCAAAGCTGGAAATTAATGGAAATTGTGACGGAAACTGTGCATTAGTATAAAAAGTGTTAAAAATTGCGGGGAAGCTAAAATCGAAATTAAGAATATGATTTTCATTGCCAAAATCTAATCCTCCTCCCAGTAATATATCGGCAAAGAAATTATTCCCACTAATATAAAATTTATTTCCGCTTTTCAGCCAGGAATTACTTCCATTCAAGCCTGTTCCAATTGAAAGATAAGGATGAATAAATCCAAGGATGTGAAAATAAAAAAAGTTCTTGATATTAAGATAGGAAGCTGTTTCAACATAAACGTTGGTTGTTGATGCAAACACATTTCTATCTACCATAAACCCTATTTCTAATGCAGCGGAGTAAAAATCATTAAATTTATAGCCATAGCTTACTTGAAGTGCGTTACCAGTGTTGGCTGCACTCCCTGCCCACATTTTACAGTTGTTTGTAACCCCATAATTTAACCCCACCCCATGCTTAGGGGCAGCTTTAGCTGCAATCGAAAGGGTCATAACAATAAAAATGGCTAAAAACCCTGTCCAGACTTGTGTTTTTGTTGTCATAACATTATAAAGTATAACATAGTTTACCCCGATTATTCATACCTAAGGAATTTTCTAATAGACTGCTAAAATTTTGTTGGTCTATGAATAATCGGGGTTTAAAGATTTTTGTGTCATTTCAATTTTATGTTGTTATGTTATAATTTATCCCAGTATATTGATAAAAGGGGGAAATCTATTATGTTTGATAAAATAAATGAAAGAGTTAAAGGGCTAACAGTTTTGGATATTGGATTTACCAAGCTTGCGGTTTTATTTGCAACAATTATAATTGTAAAGATTTTCCCTCAACTGCTTACTATTGATTATCTTATTTTGATATTCCTTGTCATTTTATGTGGAGCAAAGCCGCTTTATAGTTTTTGGGCAAAAAAATAAGAAAATATACATGTCCAATGTTTTGAAAATTATAATTCTTGTTTGTATATTATCGGAAATCTCTTTTTCCTATCCAGCAAAGGTCTTTTTACAAGTTCCCTTTACTCCTCAAGCCCCTTTTGGAAATTGGGGAGAGCCTTATCAGGA
This portion of the candidate division WOR-1 bacterium RIFOXYB2_FULL_36_35 genome encodes:
- a CDS encoding AAA family ATPase, translated to MQPTIDLNPEFKLALDLLENSSKNVFVTGRAGTGKSTLLEYFRLHTKKKIVVLAPTGVAALNVNGQTIHSFFGFKPDINLAKVKKIKPRKGKPNIYKKIEAIVIDEISMVRADLLDCVDKFLRLNRGNGLPFGGLQMIFIGDLYQLPPVITSQEKDIFKGLYKTGYFFSSHVFEQFELKLVELEKIYRQKDQDFIDLLNSIRNNTVTEAELEMLNKRLNENFEPHPNDFFIHLTPTKKLSQEINEKQLSKLKGKTFTYEAQFKGNFEKNQLPTDTVLNIKKGAQVMLLNNDSLGRWVNGSIGRIIKIEKNEFDFDDDDEFEIEDKGNSPDIVWVELSSGDTVDVTPHTWELFNYKYDEGKDALDSEVIGTFTQYPIKLAWSVTIHKSQGKTFDRVVIDIGTGTFAHGQMYVALSRATSLEGTILKKKIQKKHIFMDWKVVDFLTKHKYKLSEKAMPKDEKVKMIQKAIDEKKNLKIVYLKSSDEKSKRVIRPEFVGQLEYNGKPFLGMEAFCMERKDRRVFRVDRILEMGES
- a CDS encoding ATPase, which translates into the protein MYKRLLKIPDNKSFFLFGPRGTGKTTWVKENFKTGLYIDLLEAELFNDLLANPQRLENLIPKNFDNWVVIDEIQRIPDLLNEVHRLIEKYKYKFVLTGSSPRKLRKKGQNLLAGRALSLKMHQFTALELGNKFNLEKSLKYGNLPSVYSESDPQKYLESYVKTYLEEEVRQEGLTRNLSAFSRFLESASFSQGSILNISNVAQDCSVERKVVSNYFNILEDLLIAYRVPPFLKKAKRKLVSHPKFYFFDVGIYRTLRPKGPLDNPHETEGLSFETLVFEELKAINDSLDFGYEIYYWRSMYGQEVDFVLYGERGFKAFEVKRTNKINDDDLKSLRTFLSDYPEASCYLLYGGTKVLRFDNIEVLPIEKALKELDKLLG